The following coding sequences lie in one Candidatus Methylacidiphilales bacterium genomic window:
- the gpmA gene encoding 2,3-diphosphoglycerate-dependent phosphoglycerate mutase, with translation MYKLVLIRHGESTWNKENRFTGWTDVDLSEKGMAEARKGGVQLKKDGYVFDIAYVSVLKRAIKTLNLVLDEMDLLWIPVQKSWRLNERHYGALQGLDKSETAAKHGEQQVKIWRRAYDIAPPPLEKTDPRYPGKDPRYKDLSEKELPLTECLKDTVDRFLPFWHETLAPAVKSGKRVLVAAHGNSLRALVKYLDNISDQDILELNIPTGMPLVYELDANLKPIKHYYVGDPEEVAKAMAAVAAQGKAK, from the coding sequence ATGTATAAACTTGTTCTCATTCGACACGGGGAAAGCACCTGGAATAAGGAAAACCGGTTCACCGGTTGGACCGATGTGGATCTTTCCGAAAAAGGAATGGCCGAAGCCCGGAAGGGCGGCGTCCAGCTCAAAAAAGACGGCTATGTGTTTGATATCGCCTATGTTTCAGTCCTCAAGCGCGCAATCAAAACGCTAAACCTGGTCCTGGACGAGATGGATCTGCTCTGGATTCCGGTCCAGAAATCCTGGCGCCTGAACGAGCGCCATTACGGCGCGTTGCAGGGTCTCGACAAGTCGGAAACCGCCGCCAAGCACGGCGAACAGCAGGTCAAAATCTGGCGCCGGGCCTACGACATCGCGCCGCCTCCGCTGGAAAAAACCGATCCGCGCTATCCCGGCAAGGACCCCCGCTACAAAGACTTGAGCGAAAAGGAACTGCCGTTGACCGAATGCCTGAAGGACACCGTGGACCGGTTTTTGCCGTTCTGGCATGAGACGCTGGCCCCGGCCGTCAAGTCGGGCAAGCGGGTGCTCGTGGCCGCGCACGGCAACAGCCTGCGCGCATTGGTGAAGTACCTCGACAACATTTCCGACCAGGACATCCTGGAATTGAACATTCCGACTGGCATGCCGCTGGTGTATGAACTCGATGCCAACCTGAAGCCCATCAAACATTATTATGTGGGCGACCCGGAAGAAGTGGCGAAAGCCATGGCGGCAGTCGCAGCCCAAGGGAAAGCGAAATAG